Proteins from one Syngnathus scovelli strain Florida chromosome 9, RoL_Ssco_1.2, whole genome shotgun sequence genomic window:
- the cdh17 gene encoding cadherin-17 isoform X1 — MTLVVCKRLMMTLLVHLCLLALLLGSVAGLGLEDKKIPFQNVVLDVQEGTPVPYVLCRFQVEHPGVDAFRLSGEGSDAIKISDDAWLYLDKPLDWSRNDNYLVGVEALQNGEVVEGPIYVTINVLDINDHAPYFNQSTYTALVREYSPAGVPFTRVFALDKDDPATPNARLTYSLVSQIPTRHNNVLFQVDPNTGEISTNELGQEMLDTKETIQFARGEDRSADSLKAKFNDYCPSPTIPFDQNPFFTCVERAEMRHRNLDPLEDPDYTLIVKVHDMAGESEMALSGITRVQIAVKPNLWVNPGPITIQEHLEGSYPRAITSVQSNEPSAIYRLVQKERELKFPFQITEDGEILLTEELDREEKDMYILVVMAEDEYQNQVDPPMEIQVVVEDVNDNAPVCGEQESVFEVQEHEPVGSLVGQLLALDADEADTLNALLTYAIMSQQPSTSPEAFTIDANSGQIQALRSLQRRDHQVYNLDVRVSDPAYSVVCKVVIKVIDVNNELPLFEKNDYGSYTVAEDAAVGQTVLTVNATDDDDADSGSSFIEFHITAGNDDEVFAVETDGKGVGHVVIAKPLDFESSSSYKLKIDARNPEPLMKGLEYGSESTAFASVSVTDVDEVPEFNLDVLDVVVPENTTKGAVLLTVEAKDPEGKEIRFNLEGDTKGWLEIDAATGQIKTKDNLDRETLETFEVIVTAFEKDNPENFNERVVSVRLLDVNDNVPKLIETQAFMCLKKPEPVVIRAQDGDNAPFSQPFTFTFAQGKKSHNWELQTIDGTTARLILKKTPTEDKTFTLPINIKDNAGMGVTQPLEVNVCTCTELGYCYMAPDEHSFKYGPGVTIGILAGTLGFCVLILIIAIKRSSKSSKNSDEVEKNVLM, encoded by the exons ATGACCTTGGTTGTTTGCAAAAG ATTGATGATGACTCTCTTGGTGCATCTGTGTCTTCTGGCACTCTTGCTCGGCTCT GTTGCTGGGTTGGGCCTGGAGGACAAGAAGATCCCCTTTCAGAATGTGGTGCTGGATGTGCAAGAGGGCACGCCTGTGCCCTACGTCCTCTGTCGG TTCCAGGTGGAACATCCTGGTGTGGACGCTTTCAGATTGAGCGGAGAAGGCAGCGATGCCATCAAGATCTCAGATGATGCTTGGCTTTATTTGGACAAACCTCTGGACTGGTCCCGCAATGACAACTATCTCGTTGGG GTGGAGGCGTTACAGAACGGTGAAGTCGTTGAGGGTCCCATTTACGTGACCATCAACGTTCTGGACATCAACGACCACGCTCCATACTTCAACCAGAGTACCTACACCGCTTTGGTCCGAGAGTACTCACCAGCAG GCGTCCCGTTCACTCGCGTGTTTGCGTTGGACAAAGACGACCCCGCCACCCCCAACGCTCGTCTGACGTACAGCCTGGTCAGCCAGATCCCCACCCGACACAACAATGTGCTCTTCCAAGTGGACCCCAACACGGGCGAGATCTCCACAAACGAGCTAG GACAGGAGATGCTCGACACCAAAGAGACCATCCAATTCGCCCGAGGAGAAGATCGCAGCGCTGATTCTCTCAAGGCGAAATTTAACGACTACTGTCCCTCGCCGACCATCCCCTTCGACCAAAACCCCTTCTTCACCTGTGTGGAAAGAGCAG AAATGAGACACAGAAACCTGGACCCTCTGGAGGACCCCGATTATACCTTAATCGTGAAGGTCCACGATATGGCGGGAGAGTCCGAGATGGCGCTGAGCGGCATCACCAGGGTGCAGATTGCGGTGAAGCCCAACCTGTGGGTCAACCCTGGTCCGATCACCATCCAGGAGCATCTGGAGGGTTCCTACCCACGAGCTATTACCTCA GTCCAGTCCAATGAGCCCAGTGCCATCTACAGGCTTGTGCAGAAAGAACGAGAACTGAAGTTCCCCTTCCAGATTACTGAAGATGGAGAAATCCTGCTCACAGAGGAGCTGGACAGGGAGGAGAAGGACATG TACATCTTGGTCGTGATGGCCGAGGATGAATATCAGAACCAGGTGGATCCTCCGATGGAGATTCAGGTTGTGGTGGAAGATGTGAACGACAACGCGCCCGTGTGCGGCGAACAGGAGAGCGTATTTGAAGTGCAGGAGCACGAGCCTGTCG GTAGCCTGGTCGGGCAACTGTTGGCCTTGGACGCGGACGAAGCGGACACGTTAAACGCCCTGCTGACCTACGCCATCATGTCCCAGCAGCCCTCCACTTCGCCCGAAGCCTTCACCATCGACGCTAACTCAGGTCAAATCCAAGCGCTGCGTTCGTTGCAACGCAGAGATCATCAAGTGTACAATCTGGATGTCAGAGTCAGTGATccag CTTACAGCGTCGTCTGCAAGGTCGTGATCAAGGTCATCGATGTAAACAACGAGCTACCGCTGTTTGAAAAGAATGAT TACGGCAGCTACACGgtagccgaagacgccgccgtggGACAAACGGTGCTCACCGTCAACGCGACGGATGACGACGACGCCGATAGCGGCAGCTCCTTCATCGAGTTTCACATCACAGCCGGCAACGACGACGAGGTGTTCGCCGTGGAAACGGACGGAAAAGGCGTCGGCCATGTCGTCATTGCAAAG CCTCTTGACTTTGAGTCCTCGTCCTCATACAAGTTGAAAATCGACGCTCGCAACCCGGAACCTTTAATGAAGGGCCTTGAGTACGGTTCGGAATCCACCGCTTTCGCGTCGGTGTCCGTCACCGACGTTGACGAGGTCCCTGAATTCAACCTGGACGTTCTGGATGTGGTTGTGCCCGAAAACACCACGAAGGGAGCCGTGTTGCTCACTGTCGAGGCCAAGGACCCCGAGGGCAAAGAGATACG ATTCAACTTGGAGGGCGACACCAAAGGATGGCTGGAGATCGACGCGGCCACAGGACAAATCAAGACCAAAGACAACTTGGATAGAGAAACCCTGGAAACCTTTGAAGTCATTGTCACTGCCTTTGAGAAAG ATAACCCTGAAAACTTCAACGAGCGCGTGGTGTCAGTGAGACTGTTGGACGTGAACGACAACGTCCCGAAATTGATCGAGACGCAGGCCTTCATGTGCTTGAAGAAACCCGAGCCGGTGGTCATCAGGGCTCAAGATGGAGACAACGCCCCTTTCTCGCAGCCCTTCACCTTTACCTTTGCCCAGGGCAAGAAATCCCACAACTGGGAGCTGCAAACCATTGATG GAACCACAGCCAGGTTGATCCTGAAGAAAACCCCAACGGAAGACAAGACGTTCACCCTGCCCATCAACATAAAAGATAATGCGGGAATGGGAGTCACGCAGCCCTTGGAGG TAAACGTGTGCACATGCACAGAGCTGGGCTACTGTTACATGGCGCCTGACGAGCACAGCTTCAAATACGGCCCAGGAGTCACCATCGGCATCCTGGCTGGAACGTTGGGCTTCTGTG TTCTGATCCTCATCATTGCCATCAAGCGTTCAAGTAAAAGCAGTAAGAACAGCGACGAGGTGGAGAAGAACGTCTTGATGTAG
- the cdh17 gene encoding cadherin-17 isoform X2, whose amino-acid sequence MMTLLVHLCLLALLLGSVAGLGLEDKKIPFQNVVLDVQEGTPVPYVLCRFQVEHPGVDAFRLSGEGSDAIKISDDAWLYLDKPLDWSRNDNYLVGVEALQNGEVVEGPIYVTINVLDINDHAPYFNQSTYTALVREYSPAGVPFTRVFALDKDDPATPNARLTYSLVSQIPTRHNNVLFQVDPNTGEISTNELGQEMLDTKETIQFARGEDRSADSLKAKFNDYCPSPTIPFDQNPFFTCVERAEMRHRNLDPLEDPDYTLIVKVHDMAGESEMALSGITRVQIAVKPNLWVNPGPITIQEHLEGSYPRAITSVQSNEPSAIYRLVQKERELKFPFQITEDGEILLTEELDREEKDMYILVVMAEDEYQNQVDPPMEIQVVVEDVNDNAPVCGEQESVFEVQEHEPVGSLVGQLLALDADEADTLNALLTYAIMSQQPSTSPEAFTIDANSGQIQALRSLQRRDHQVYNLDVRVSDPAYSVVCKVVIKVIDVNNELPLFEKNDYGSYTVAEDAAVGQTVLTVNATDDDDADSGSSFIEFHITAGNDDEVFAVETDGKGVGHVVIAKPLDFESSSSYKLKIDARNPEPLMKGLEYGSESTAFASVSVTDVDEVPEFNLDVLDVVVPENTTKGAVLLTVEAKDPEGKEIRFNLEGDTKGWLEIDAATGQIKTKDNLDRETLETFEVIVTAFEKDNPENFNERVVSVRLLDVNDNVPKLIETQAFMCLKKPEPVVIRAQDGDNAPFSQPFTFTFAQGKKSHNWELQTIDGTTARLILKKTPTEDKTFTLPINIKDNAGMGVTQPLEVNVCTCTELGYCYMAPDEHSFKYGPGVTIGILAGTLGFCVLILIIAIKRSSKSSKNSDEVEKNVLM is encoded by the exons ATGATGACTCTCTTGGTGCATCTGTGTCTTCTGGCACTCTTGCTCGGCTCT GTTGCTGGGTTGGGCCTGGAGGACAAGAAGATCCCCTTTCAGAATGTGGTGCTGGATGTGCAAGAGGGCACGCCTGTGCCCTACGTCCTCTGTCGG TTCCAGGTGGAACATCCTGGTGTGGACGCTTTCAGATTGAGCGGAGAAGGCAGCGATGCCATCAAGATCTCAGATGATGCTTGGCTTTATTTGGACAAACCTCTGGACTGGTCCCGCAATGACAACTATCTCGTTGGG GTGGAGGCGTTACAGAACGGTGAAGTCGTTGAGGGTCCCATTTACGTGACCATCAACGTTCTGGACATCAACGACCACGCTCCATACTTCAACCAGAGTACCTACACCGCTTTGGTCCGAGAGTACTCACCAGCAG GCGTCCCGTTCACTCGCGTGTTTGCGTTGGACAAAGACGACCCCGCCACCCCCAACGCTCGTCTGACGTACAGCCTGGTCAGCCAGATCCCCACCCGACACAACAATGTGCTCTTCCAAGTGGACCCCAACACGGGCGAGATCTCCACAAACGAGCTAG GACAGGAGATGCTCGACACCAAAGAGACCATCCAATTCGCCCGAGGAGAAGATCGCAGCGCTGATTCTCTCAAGGCGAAATTTAACGACTACTGTCCCTCGCCGACCATCCCCTTCGACCAAAACCCCTTCTTCACCTGTGTGGAAAGAGCAG AAATGAGACACAGAAACCTGGACCCTCTGGAGGACCCCGATTATACCTTAATCGTGAAGGTCCACGATATGGCGGGAGAGTCCGAGATGGCGCTGAGCGGCATCACCAGGGTGCAGATTGCGGTGAAGCCCAACCTGTGGGTCAACCCTGGTCCGATCACCATCCAGGAGCATCTGGAGGGTTCCTACCCACGAGCTATTACCTCA GTCCAGTCCAATGAGCCCAGTGCCATCTACAGGCTTGTGCAGAAAGAACGAGAACTGAAGTTCCCCTTCCAGATTACTGAAGATGGAGAAATCCTGCTCACAGAGGAGCTGGACAGGGAGGAGAAGGACATG TACATCTTGGTCGTGATGGCCGAGGATGAATATCAGAACCAGGTGGATCCTCCGATGGAGATTCAGGTTGTGGTGGAAGATGTGAACGACAACGCGCCCGTGTGCGGCGAACAGGAGAGCGTATTTGAAGTGCAGGAGCACGAGCCTGTCG GTAGCCTGGTCGGGCAACTGTTGGCCTTGGACGCGGACGAAGCGGACACGTTAAACGCCCTGCTGACCTACGCCATCATGTCCCAGCAGCCCTCCACTTCGCCCGAAGCCTTCACCATCGACGCTAACTCAGGTCAAATCCAAGCGCTGCGTTCGTTGCAACGCAGAGATCATCAAGTGTACAATCTGGATGTCAGAGTCAGTGATccag CTTACAGCGTCGTCTGCAAGGTCGTGATCAAGGTCATCGATGTAAACAACGAGCTACCGCTGTTTGAAAAGAATGAT TACGGCAGCTACACGgtagccgaagacgccgccgtggGACAAACGGTGCTCACCGTCAACGCGACGGATGACGACGACGCCGATAGCGGCAGCTCCTTCATCGAGTTTCACATCACAGCCGGCAACGACGACGAGGTGTTCGCCGTGGAAACGGACGGAAAAGGCGTCGGCCATGTCGTCATTGCAAAG CCTCTTGACTTTGAGTCCTCGTCCTCATACAAGTTGAAAATCGACGCTCGCAACCCGGAACCTTTAATGAAGGGCCTTGAGTACGGTTCGGAATCCACCGCTTTCGCGTCGGTGTCCGTCACCGACGTTGACGAGGTCCCTGAATTCAACCTGGACGTTCTGGATGTGGTTGTGCCCGAAAACACCACGAAGGGAGCCGTGTTGCTCACTGTCGAGGCCAAGGACCCCGAGGGCAAAGAGATACG ATTCAACTTGGAGGGCGACACCAAAGGATGGCTGGAGATCGACGCGGCCACAGGACAAATCAAGACCAAAGACAACTTGGATAGAGAAACCCTGGAAACCTTTGAAGTCATTGTCACTGCCTTTGAGAAAG ATAACCCTGAAAACTTCAACGAGCGCGTGGTGTCAGTGAGACTGTTGGACGTGAACGACAACGTCCCGAAATTGATCGAGACGCAGGCCTTCATGTGCTTGAAGAAACCCGAGCCGGTGGTCATCAGGGCTCAAGATGGAGACAACGCCCCTTTCTCGCAGCCCTTCACCTTTACCTTTGCCCAGGGCAAGAAATCCCACAACTGGGAGCTGCAAACCATTGATG GAACCACAGCCAGGTTGATCCTGAAGAAAACCCCAACGGAAGACAAGACGTTCACCCTGCCCATCAACATAAAAGATAATGCGGGAATGGGAGTCACGCAGCCCTTGGAGG TAAACGTGTGCACATGCACAGAGCTGGGCTACTGTTACATGGCGCCTGACGAGCACAGCTTCAAATACGGCCCAGGAGTCACCATCGGCATCCTGGCTGGAACGTTGGGCTTCTGTG TTCTGATCCTCATCATTGCCATCAAGCGTTCAAGTAAAAGCAGTAAGAACAGCGACGAGGTGGAGAAGAACGTCTTGATGTAG